CATATTGCATTTTCCTTTGAATGACCAATAAACTCAGTCTGCCATCTACTTTATCTTGACAAGCAATACTGAAGCTGTACAACGATGCACAACTGAGGTGACAACTAACTTGTGACCAATTCAACCTCAAAATATGATAAtatgattaaaatgtattatgttcatTAGTGGACATGAATTGAGGAATGATTGCTAATTTCCTGAATGCCAACTTGTGTAGCTTCACAAtccacaatatatttaaaataaaatatttgtctCAAGCTTTACAATTATTCTCCATTTCAGGTGGCATGTGATGTTACTGCAATTTTACCCATTAAATGTAGCAAATGTACTGGTATATGACCATGTTTCCATAAATAACTAATTTTAggcacaagtttttttttttttttaagacattttattaaaaaaaacaattttaatcTGCTATTAATTCACTATATTACATGCTGCCATATTACAACAATATAAAGTTTTCAAAATTAATATCTCACCCCTaggtttgcatttatataaatagttaacaaaaacaatgcaaTCAAATCCAGTTCGTTCCATTTTGTGGAGCTGGCCTTCACAGATGTATTTACTTCAAAATAATGTCCGTGTGTGTCCATCTCAGTCTACTGTACTCTATTCCCCACATCTCTCCTCACAATGCTCCTGAAAAAGAGAATCCACAATAACTCTTCCAGATCTGACACAGACAATATGCAACATCAAGCAGTTAATGGGGCAAGTggaagagtgggggggggggcagtatcTTATCTGCTTTCCAGTAGTCAACTCCAGCAGTTATCTAAAATAACCCCCAGAACCTGAAGTCAAAAGTCACATTTGCAAAATGTGCATGACACAATTGAGAGCTTGATGTTGTCATCATTACACACAAAAGCAATATTCCATTATCTCACAGAACCCCCCGCTTTATGATAACAGACATAAAATCGGTTCTCACCTGTGGCAGCGCTCTCTTTATCCGCTGATGGGCAGGAATTACTGAGATCCACCTTCACCAGCGACACGGGGGCTGCAGACACCTCCGCTGCTTCACAGAGAGTCTGGGGAGAGCAGGGAAGCACTTGAAAAAGCACGAAGTGCAATCGGGCTGAGAGGAATAATTGATCAGAATGAAAGACCATGATCTCCATCTGTGGGCAATGGCACCCTtgaatacatacactcacctaaaggattattaggaacacctgttcaatttctcattaatgcaattatctaaccaaccaatcacatggcagttgcttcaatgcatttaggggtgtggtcctggtcaagacaatctcctgaactccaaactgaatgtctgaatgggaaagaaaggtgatttaagcaattttgagcttggcatggttgttggtgccagacgggccggtctgagtatttcacaatctgctcagttactgggattttcacgcacaaccatttctagggtttacaaagaatggtgtgaaaagggaaaaacatccagtatgcggcagtcctgtgggcgaaaatgccttgttgatgctagaggtcagaggagaatgggccgactgattcaagctgatagaagagcaactttgactgaaataagcactcgttacaaccgaggtatgcagcaaagcatttgtaaagccacaacacgtacaaccttgaggcggatgggctacaacagcagaagaccccaccgggtaccactcatctccactacaaataggaaaaagaggctacaatttgcacaagctcaccaaaattggacagttgaagactggaaaaatgttgcctggtctgatgagtctcgatttctgttgagacattcagatggtagagtcagaatttggcgtaaacagaatgagaacatggatccatcatgccttgttaccactgtgcaggctggtgttggtggtgtaatggtgtgggggatgttttcttggcacacttcaggccccttagtgccaattgggcatcgtttaaatgccacggcctacctgagcattgtttctgaccatgtccatccctttatgaccaccatgtacccatcctctgatggctacttccagcaggataatgcaccatgtcacaaaggtcgaatcatttcaaattggtttcttgaacatgacaatgagttcactgtactaaactggcccccacagtcaccagatctcaacccaatagagcatctttgggatgtggtggaatgggagctttgtgccctggatgtgcatcccacaaatctccatcaactgcaagatgctatcctatcaatatgggccaacatttctaaagaatgctttcagcaccttgttgaatcaatgccacgtagaattaaggcagttctgaaggcgaaagggggtcaaacacagtattagtatggtgttcctaataatcctttaggtgagtgtacaactCCCAGCTACAGTGATTGACAGATTTGCTTCTCCTatatgcatgtattgtatttatgaaGAGGCCTGATAAAGGGGAGCATGCATTGTATGAAGAGACAACAGGCAGAAGAAATATAACTTACCGTCGTTGTGGCTGGAGGCGAATTTGGGCTGGCATCTGCTATAGTTCCCAAATACACTAGGTTCCTGTGCAAAATCTGTTGGTATCTAGAATCATAAATACATGATATACCAGGCCGTTCCTTTTAAAAGGTCTAGGTTAATAAGATCCACAGTGCTGACCTCTAAACAGTGCTTACAGTTTCAGTGACCCGTACTTACTGGACACATTCGGTGACTCTTCCTTTTTGCTGGTACTCTGTTATACAGCGAACCAACTGGTCGTTTTCATCAAGtagctgtaaaaaaaacaacagccatGAAAAGACCCATAGAGATTTTAAGACATTAGTTGCCTGCATTGTCATAGGTATAAATCATATATGCACTGCTTTGCAATAGGGAATATCACCAGTGTGTACTGATATATTGTGAAAAGACTTACCCCTTTAATGGGAAATAAATACTATGAGAATAATATGCACTCAAGTCACACACAGTTCAAAATACACTGATGAATGGTTTTAGAAAAGATTCAAGTCTATAGGCTATATGTATCGTGTTCTAAAACTGACCCAAATAACACAACAGAAAAGATCAATACAGCCTTTATAGCGTGAGTGGATTGAGAGCACGAATATCCCGAGTAACCAGACCGCCATACCCTCTGTATTACTTCCTGGTTGATCTGTGCTTTGCCTCGTTGCTTCTTTGGCACAAAAACAACGGACATTTTGTAACGTATTCTTTTGAGGAAAACGGGACAATTGAAGACTTTAGCACCCTCTCAACAAAGCCACGGTGGGCCTATTAACTACTGCTAGAAGTAGACCACTAGACCACTCAGGAGACAGGGTGACAGTCCTCAATAAATACCGCGTCCACTCTGTTTCCTAAGTGTAATCCAACCCTCACATACATATTCGTTCATTGCCGATTAAACAATCCATCAAATGATGGCCATTTTTAAACGATAACAATAACATCTCCTGTAGAAGCTGTTCCGGTGCAGAGGATGTGACGTCATCGACGGCGCCACAATTAGACGTAAGCGGAAGTTCACAAACCTACACGGAAGCAAAGGGATGGCGCCTTTCATTAGTCTAACATTTAAATACGGAATTTAAAATGACTAATACGTACAGAAATACGCAACAGACTTATTTCATTGTAAGTCAGTTTTTGAGTGACCAATGTACAAAACCAA
This DNA window, taken from Amia ocellicauda isolate fAmiCal2 chromosome 9, fAmiCal2.hap1, whole genome shotgun sequence, encodes the following:
- the ss18l2 gene encoding SS18-like protein 2, with amino-acid sequence MSVVFVPKKQRGKAQINQEVIQRLLDENDQLVRCITEYQQKGRVTECVQYQQILHRNLVYLGTIADASPNSPPATTTTLCEAAEVSAAPVSLVKVDLSNSCPSADKESAATGAL